A portion of the Saccharospirillaceae bacterium genome contains these proteins:
- the betA gene encoding choline dehydrogenase, translated as MQKYDFIIVGAGSAGCVLANRLSENPQHSVLLIETGGSDKSIFIQMPTALSIPMNTEKYAWQYHTVEEPYLDQRVMHCPRGKVLGGSSSINGMVYVRGHARDFDEWQQHGAKDWDYAHCLPYFKKADDWAFGKNAYRDTDGPLSVNNGNQMKNPLYKAFIEAGQQAGYDFTEDYNAKQQEGFGAMHMTVKNGVRWSTANAYLRPAMKRNNLTVVTHAQVHKVILERSTSGLKAVGVEYRRKNTLHQVRAEKEVILSAGSIGSPHILQLSGIGNAEVLRNAGVEVQHELPGVGQNLQDHLEFYFQFKCKQPVTLNGKLDLWSKFLIGSRWFFTKTGLGATNHFESCGFIRSKAGVEWPDLQYHFLPAAMRYDGQAAFDGHGFQVHIGHNKPKSRGHVHIRSANPEDSPEILFNYLQHEDDIEGFRDCVRRTREIIGQAAFDEYRDSEIQPGEQIQTDEQIDAFVRANVESAYHPSCSCRMGEDELAVVNSETQVHGIAGLRVVDSSIFPTIPNGNLNSPTIMTAERAADLIKAAHDPDYSVLPASSSEIGMDAEWQTRQRSGTPQRQV; from the coding sequence ATGCAAAAGTACGATTTTATTATTGTGGGTGCGGGCTCTGCAGGCTGTGTATTGGCCAATCGGCTGTCTGAAAATCCACAACATTCAGTGTTGCTGATTGAGACCGGTGGAAGCGATAAAAGTATCTTTATTCAGATGCCCACGGCGTTATCGATTCCGATGAACACGGAAAAATACGCCTGGCAATATCACACCGTTGAAGAACCTTACCTGGATCAGCGCGTCATGCATTGCCCACGAGGTAAAGTATTGGGTGGTTCATCATCGATTAATGGCATGGTGTACGTTCGTGGTCATGCTCGTGATTTCGATGAATGGCAACAGCACGGTGCTAAAGACTGGGATTACGCGCATTGTTTGCCTTATTTTAAAAAAGCCGATGACTGGGCTTTTGGCAAAAATGCATATCGTGATACAGATGGACCGTTGTCGGTTAACAACGGTAATCAGATGAAAAACCCGCTGTACAAAGCCTTTATTGAGGCGGGACAACAGGCCGGTTATGACTTTACTGAAGACTATAACGCCAAACAGCAGGAAGGGTTTGGCGCTATGCACATGACGGTTAAAAACGGTGTGCGCTGGTCAACAGCCAATGCTTATCTGCGCCCTGCGATGAAGCGCAATAACCTGACCGTCGTTACTCACGCTCAGGTACATAAAGTCATCCTGGAACGATCCACAAGTGGGTTGAAAGCCGTGGGTGTTGAATATAGGCGTAAGAACACTCTGCATCAGGTTCGGGCAGAAAAAGAAGTGATTCTCAGCGCTGGCTCTATTGGTTCGCCTCATATTCTGCAGTTGTCAGGCATCGGAAATGCCGAGGTGCTGCGGAATGCCGGGGTTGAGGTACAACACGAGTTGCCAGGGGTTGGTCAAAATTTACAGGATCATCTGGAATTTTATTTTCAGTTTAAGTGCAAGCAACCGGTGACTTTGAATGGCAAGCTCGATTTGTGGAGTAAGTTTCTAATTGGCTCACGCTGGTTTTTCACCAAGACGGGTCTGGGAGCAACCAATCATTTCGAATCCTGTGGGTTTATTCGTTCAAAAGCCGGTGTCGAATGGCCTGATCTGCAATACCACTTTTTGCCTGCTGCGATGCGTTATGACGGTCAGGCCGCTTTTGATGGCCATGGCTTCCAGGTACACATTGGCCACAACAAACCCAAGAGCCGCGGTCACGTTCATATCCGCTCTGCCAATCCGGAAGACTCCCCGGAAATTCTGTTTAACTATCTGCAACACGAAGATGATATTGAAGGCTTCCGTGATTGCGTCAGGCGCACTCGGGAAATTATTGGTCAGGCGGCTTTTGATGAATATCGCGATAGTGAAATTCAGCCCGGCGAGCAGATACAAACTGATGAGCAGATTGATGCATTTGTGCGCGCTAATGTCGAAAGTGCGTATCACCCATCCTGTTCCTGCCGAATGGGAGAAGACGAGTTAGCGGTGGTGAACTCAGAAACACAGGTACATGGTATTGCCGGTTTGAGAGTGGTTGATTCGTCGATTTTTCCGACGATCCCCAACGGCAATCTGAATTCACCGACCATTATGACTGCGGAGCGTGCGGCCGATCTGATTAAGGCGGCTCATGACCCGGATTATTCTGTGCTTCCAGCCAGTTCTTCAGAAATTGGAATGGATGCGGAATGGCAAACCCGACAGCGCTCAGGTACTCCACAGCGTCAGGTTTGA
- the choV gene encoding choline ABC transporter ATP-binding protein, protein MIEIKNLDVVFGDQPDAALALLDGGGDREQILDKTGQVLGVNNASLKVERGEICVLMGLSGSGKSSLLRCVNGLNPISRGEVNIEYQGQMVNFAVADADTQRELRMKTISMVFQKFALMPWLSVAENVAMPLEIQGLSKQEVQSRVKDQLEIVGLSEWADHKPGQLSGGMQQRVGLARALATESDILLMDEPFSALDPLIRSQLQDELLQLQAKLNKTILFVSHDLDEALKIGNHIAIMKDGEIVQHSNPQDIVMNPANDYVRDFVAHTNPMNVLLARDLMKPLSELEQCDKGFRLSKRHDYWLSGDKQATIYRDQHLALQRWTAEQEIASLKNAGTIVDVNTPMRDVLEIRYDTDHSVFIEENHKIVGYIGDRELYHSLLG, encoded by the coding sequence ATGATTGAGATTAAAAATCTGGATGTGGTCTTTGGTGACCAGCCAGACGCTGCGCTTGCACTATTAGATGGGGGCGGTGATCGCGAGCAGATTCTGGATAAAACGGGACAGGTTCTGGGTGTCAATAATGCCTCCTTAAAAGTAGAGCGTGGAGAAATCTGTGTACTGATGGGGTTATCCGGCTCTGGTAAATCCAGTCTATTACGCTGCGTTAATGGCTTGAACCCGATCTCTCGTGGCGAAGTGAATATCGAATACCAGGGACAGATGGTGAACTTCGCGGTGGCTGATGCTGACACTCAGCGTGAGTTGCGGATGAAAACGATCTCGATGGTATTTCAGAAGTTCGCGTTGATGCCCTGGTTGAGCGTGGCTGAAAATGTTGCTATGCCGCTTGAAATTCAGGGTTTAAGTAAGCAGGAAGTGCAGTCGCGTGTTAAGGACCAGCTTGAAATTGTCGGTTTATCTGAATGGGCTGATCATAAGCCCGGACAATTATCGGGTGGCATGCAGCAACGTGTTGGTCTGGCCCGGGCACTGGCGACCGAATCGGACATTTTGCTCATGGACGAACCTTTCTCTGCATTGGATCCATTAATTCGCAGCCAGCTACAGGATGAATTATTACAGTTACAGGCTAAGCTAAATAAGACCATTTTGTTTGTATCTCATGATCTCGATGAGGCGCTGAAAATAGGCAATCATATTGCGATCATGAAGGATGGTGAGATCGTACAGCACAGCAACCCGCAGGATATTGTGATGAATCCAGCTAATGATTATGTAAGAGATTTTGTTGCTCATACCAATCCAATGAACGTTTTGTTAGCAAGAGACCTGATGAAGCCTTTGTCGGAACTGGAGCAGTGTGACAAGGGTTTTCGCTTGAGTAAGCGACATGATTATTGGTTAAGTGGCGATAAGCAGGCGACCATTTACCGAGACCAGCATTTGGCACTGCAACGCTGGACGGCTGAACAAGAGATTGCGTCGCTGAAAAATGCTGGCACTATAGTAGATGTTAATACTCCAATGCGGGATGTGTTGGAAATTCGTTACGATACAGATCACTCTGTATTTATCGAAGAAAATCATAAAATCGTCGGATATATAGGCGATAGGGAATTATATCACTCGCTACTGGGTTAG
- the betB gene encoding betaine-aldehyde dehydrogenase, which yields MTLKNFIHGQYLSNQSGETFDVVNPATSEIIYQVEIADDYIQQQAIASAKQGFAEWSKMAGMERSRILNKAVALLRERNDELAKLEVLDTGKPWQEASVVDVLTGADSIEFFAGLAPSIEGNQQDLGGDFYYTRREPLGICAGIGAWNYPLQIACWKSAPALACGNTMIFKPSEETPMGAAKLAEIFVEAGVPAGVFNVVQGAREVGEWLTHSPDIEKVSFTGEVGTGKRVMAAAASTLKEVTMELGGKSPLIVFNDADIDEAVSAAMLGNFYTQGEICTNGTRVFLQSGIKDAFLEKLKQRTESNILAGDPLDPEVNLGALISAKHYQLVLDYIDKGKSEGATLLCGGNALKPASAPNGFFVEPTVFIDCTDDMTIVNEEIFGPVMSVLEFESEEEVVRRANDTHYGLAAGVFSNDIRRAHRVIHQLEAGICWINAYGASPAEMPVGGYKQSGIGRENGLATLNHYTQLKAVYVGMNPLESPF from the coding sequence ATGACACTGAAGAACTTTATCCATGGCCAGTACCTGAGTAACCAGAGTGGCGAAACATTTGATGTGGTAAACCCGGCGACGTCCGAGATTATTTACCAGGTAGAAATTGCTGACGACTACATTCAGCAACAGGCGATCGCCAGTGCGAAACAAGGTTTTGCCGAATGGTCGAAAATGGCAGGGATGGAACGTAGCCGTATTCTGAATAAAGCCGTTGCATTATTGCGTGAACGTAACGATGAACTGGCCAAACTGGAAGTGTTAGATACCGGCAAACCCTGGCAGGAGGCGAGTGTTGTTGACGTGTTGACCGGTGCCGATTCAATCGAATTTTTTGCCGGTCTGGCGCCTTCAATAGAGGGGAATCAACAAGATTTGGGTGGTGATTTCTATTACACCCGTCGTGAGCCTTTGGGTATCTGTGCGGGTATTGGTGCCTGGAATTATCCACTGCAGATCGCCTGTTGGAAATCGGCCCCGGCACTGGCGTGTGGCAACACCATGATTTTTAAACCATCGGAAGAGACACCGATGGGGGCTGCCAAGCTGGCGGAAATCTTTGTTGAGGCGGGTGTGCCGGCCGGGGTATTTAACGTCGTACAGGGCGCGCGGGAAGTCGGGGAGTGGTTAACCCATAGCCCTGATATCGAAAAAGTCTCTTTCACGGGCGAAGTCGGAACGGGTAAGCGTGTGATGGCGGCAGCTGCCAGTACGCTGAAGGAAGTAACCATGGAGTTGGGCGGTAAGTCACCATTGATCGTTTTTAACGATGCCGATATCGACGAGGCAGTCAGTGCTGCGATGCTTGGGAATTTCTACACCCAGGGCGAAATCTGCACCAACGGCACACGGGTATTTCTGCAATCCGGTATCAAAGATGCGTTTCTGGAAAAGCTGAAACAGCGCACTGAAAGCAATATCCTGGCTGGCGATCCGCTTGATCCTGAGGTGAACCTGGGTGCGCTGATCTCTGCCAAACACTATCAATTAGTACTCGATTATATTGATAAAGGTAAATCTGAAGGGGCGACACTGTTGTGTGGCGGGAACGCTCTTAAGCCTGCCTCTGCCCCCAATGGTTTTTTTGTTGAGCCAACCGTATTTATCGACTGCACCGATGATATGACCATTGTTAACGAAGAAATTTTCGGTCCGGTTATGTCTGTGTTGGAATTTGAATCGGAAGAAGAAGTGGTTCGGCGGGCCAACGATACCCACTATGGCCTGGCTGCAGGGGTCTTCAGTAATGATATTCGGCGCGCCCATCGGGTAATTCATCAGTTAGAGGCTGGTATCTGCTGGATTAATGCTTATGGCGCCTCACCGGCAGAAATGCCGGTCGGTGGCTATAAACAATCGGGTATTGGACGTGAAAACGGTTTAGCAACCTTGAATCATTACACTCAGCTCAAAGCCGTTTATGTTGGTATGAATCCACTGGAAAGCCCGTTTTAA
- the choW gene encoding choline ABC transporter permease subunit produces the protein MEDYKIPLGDYTEVFFDWLVDNASGFFDVVSDSLEWLIDLLTSGLLWLHPAAFITLIAATAFWLHRSIPLVIFAVVSLLLIWNLGYWQETMETLSLVLYATVFCMLLGLPIGIYAAHHPWLFSALRPVLDLMQTVPTFVYLIPTLTLFGLGVVPGLISTIIFAIAAPIRLTYLGISEVPKELIEAGQSFGATKAQLLFRIELPAAASSIAAGITQCIMLSLSMVVIAALVGADGLGKPVVRALNTVDIASGFEAGLSIVLLAILLDRLFKQKEQVAP, from the coding sequence GTGGAAGATTATAAAATCCCTCTTGGGGATTATACCGAAGTATTTTTTGACTGGCTGGTGGACAACGCCTCTGGTTTTTTTGATGTGGTTTCCGATTCGCTGGAATGGTTGATTGATCTGCTGACATCCGGGTTACTGTGGCTTCACCCGGCTGCGTTCATCACCTTGATTGCCGCAACCGCATTTTGGCTGCACCGTTCAATACCGTTGGTGATTTTTGCGGTAGTTTCCTTGTTGTTGATCTGGAATCTGGGATATTGGCAGGAAACCATGGAGACGCTATCTCTGGTTTTGTATGCCACCGTATTTTGTATGTTACTCGGATTACCCATTGGTATTTATGCCGCACATCATCCCTGGCTATTCAGTGCACTTCGACCTGTGTTGGATCTGATGCAAACGGTACCAACTTTTGTTTATCTGATTCCAACCCTGACTCTGTTTGGTCTGGGTGTTGTTCCGGGGCTGATTTCCACCATCATCTTTGCTATTGCAGCCCCGATTCGTCTGACGTACCTGGGTATCTCCGAAGTGCCCAAGGAACTCATTGAAGCTGGCCAATCGTTTGGAGCCACCAAAGCTCAGTTGCTTTTCCGTATCGAGTTACCTGCCGCAGCCAGCAGCATCGCTGCAGGTATTACTCAATGTATTATGTTGTCGCTGTCGATGGTTGTGATCGCTGCCTTGGTTGGCGCCGATGGTTTGGGTAAGCCGGTTGTTCGCGCGCTCAATACCGTGGACATCGCCAGTGGTTTTGAAGCCGGTCTATCGATTGTACTGCTGGCAATTTTGTTAGATCGGCTGTTCAAGCAGAAAGAGCAGGTGGCTCCATGA
- the betI gene encoding transcriptional regulator BetI, with translation MSRTKPQSQRRDELIKATLKSIELYGLSGTTIKTISGIANISVGLINHHFGSKQVLIESAVRHLLEQLQQGLLENIDRIESMDCPQQQAKSRLYKIVETNFASFQQSSSAASTWLCFWAEAAHSPELSRLQQVNSRRLRSNLLHSFRRLIADKTAAVEAAEMSAAMIDGFWLRSTLDPKPEHSFVDAERYCKSFIDQLIAQHDQETTE, from the coding sequence ATGAGTCGTACTAAACCTCAGAGCCAAAGGCGTGATGAACTGATCAAGGCCACACTAAAATCGATAGAGCTGTATGGATTGTCGGGAACGACGATAAAAACCATCAGCGGTATCGCCAATATTTCTGTGGGCCTGATCAATCACCATTTTGGTAGTAAGCAGGTTCTTATTGAGTCTGCCGTCCGACACCTGCTGGAGCAATTACAGCAGGGGTTGTTGGAAAACATTGATCGCATTGAATCAATGGATTGTCCGCAGCAACAGGCGAAAAGCCGGTTGTATAAAATAGTGGAAACGAATTTTGCCAGTTTCCAGCAGTCTTCTTCCGCAGCCTCTACCTGGTTGTGCTTCTGGGCCGAAGCCGCTCACTCTCCTGAACTATCCCGTTTGCAGCAGGTTAACAGCCGTCGTTTGCGCAGTAATTTATTGCACTCTTTCCGACGTCTGATTGCCGACAAAACTGCAGCCGTCGAAGCCGCCGAAATGTCTGCTGCAATGATCGATGGATTCTGGTTGCGCAGCACCCTGGACCCGAAACCGGAACACTCTTTCGTCGATGCAGAGCGTTATTGTAAATCTTTTATTGATCAGCTGATTGCTCAGCATGATCAGGAAACCACTGAATGA
- a CDS encoding MarR family transcriptional regulator — translation MERYDQVLVALRRIIRATDLHSKKLSKTSGLTSPQLLVLQTLRDNSDLTVGEVARQVSLSQATVTTIVDRLERGEYVYRERSKTDKRKVHVYLTDKAFGTLVAAPKPLQDDFIRQYQDLHDWEQTMILSSLERVAYMMDAQHIDAAPVLDIGALDRVDSANKPQT, via the coding sequence ATGGAAAGATACGATCAGGTATTGGTTGCGTTACGCCGTATTATTCGTGCGACCGATTTGCACTCGAAAAAGCTGAGTAAAACCTCTGGTCTTACCTCTCCGCAGCTACTGGTACTGCAAACTCTGCGCGATAACAGCGATCTGACGGTGGGTGAAGTCGCGCGTCAGGTGTCGTTGTCGCAGGCGACTGTAACCACTATTGTCGATCGTCTTGAACGTGGTGAGTACGTCTACCGTGAGCGCAGCAAAACCGATAAGCGTAAAGTGCACGTGTATCTGACTGATAAGGCGTTTGGCACACTGGTGGCAGCGCCTAAACCATTGCAGGATGATTTCATTCGCCAGTATCAGGATTTGCACGATTGGGAGCAAACTATGATCCTCTCATCACTGGAACGCGTGGCTTATATGATGGACGCGCAGCATATCGATGCCGCTCCGGTTCTGGATATCGGCGCATTGGATCGTGTGGATTCGGCGAATAAACCCCAGACCTGA
- a CDS encoding choline ABC transporter substrate-binding protein: MAGQAGQCDTVRFSDVGWTDITATTAVASVVLESIGYNTKTQMLSVPVTYKSLENKDIDVFLGNWMPTMEADIKPYRERGTVETLVTNLEGAKYTLAVPKYVYDAGVKSFADIAKNADKFDNKIYGIEPGNDGNRLIQDMIDQNAFGLKGFEVVESSEAGMLSQVKRKTRRDKWIVFLGWEPHPMNANFELAYLEGGDDFFGPNLGGAVVATNVRKSYASECPNVGQFLKNLTFTLQAENEIMAAILDEGKKPEAAAKAWIKQNPETLNRWLEGVKTKDGADALKSAVALTD, translated from the coding sequence ATGGCAGGTCAGGCGGGTCAATGCGACACGGTACGCTTTTCTGATGTGGGTTGGACCGACATTACTGCAACGACGGCAGTGGCGTCTGTTGTGCTGGAAAGCATTGGTTACAACACAAAAACTCAGATGTTGTCGGTGCCAGTAACGTATAAGTCGCTGGAGAATAAAGACATCGACGTTTTCCTTGGTAACTGGATGCCAACCATGGAAGCGGATATTAAGCCTTACCGCGAACGTGGCACAGTTGAAACCCTGGTCACCAACCTGGAAGGTGCTAAGTACACACTGGCTGTGCCTAAGTACGTGTATGACGCGGGGGTTAAAAGCTTCGCCGATATCGCCAAAAATGCTGATAAATTTGATAACAAAATTTATGGTATTGAGCCGGGCAATGATGGTAACCGCCTGATTCAGGATATGATCGATCAGAATGCTTTCGGCCTGAAAGGTTTTGAAGTGGTTGAGTCCAGTGAAGCCGGTATGTTGTCGCAGGTTAAGCGTAAGACTCGTCGTGATAAGTGGATTGTTTTCTTGGGTTGGGAGCCACATCCGATGAATGCAAATTTCGAACTGGCGTATCTTGAAGGTGGTGACGACTTCTTTGGTCCTAATCTGGGTGGCGCTGTTGTTGCGACTAACGTTCGCAAAAGCTACGCCAGCGAGTGTCCGAATGTCGGCCAGTTCCTGAAAAATCTGACTTTCACACTGCAGGCTGAAAACGAAATCATGGCAGCTATTCTGGATGAAGGTAAAAAGCCGGAAGCCGCAGCCAAAGCCTGGATCAAACAAAATCCGGAAACACTGAATCGCTGGTTGGAAGGCGTTAAAACCAAAGACGGTGCAGATGCCCTGAAATCTGCTGTTGCTCTGACTGACTGA
- a CDS encoding HD-GYP domain-containing protein translates to MIGSITTTRNGRKFQINKRHTRKRLDVSELTIGMHIIELDRPWIESPFLFQGFVLQTAEDIRMVQDVCEFVYVDVLEEEWIGYEGHKPGERRLTTQYVEKQDVAQQLAQASRTYEATKQQIKYLLNTAYLGQAMSMDGAKIAVKDCVDRVLHNPNAILWLTRLKHQDEYTAEHSVNVCLLSIALGREMDLAPYELENLGICGLMHDIGKMKVPPEILNKPASLDPEEFEEMARHTVYARQLLMGRSDIYPGAVDVAYSHHERLDGKGYPRGVDSTKLSMFTRIVTVADAYDAMTSDRCYKKGMSSIDSLKIIHRNIGTQFDEEIARKFIAMIGLYPPGYLIEMSNGEVGIILSADAGYSLKPKAIMVLGPDKEPQPERIINLANAPQDAQGEFYKPAGVFRSGSFGVHVNDYISKGLRIKGFDYGIDR, encoded by the coding sequence TTGATAGGTTCCATTACAACCACGCGTAATGGTCGCAAATTTCAGATCAATAAAAGACACACGCGCAAGCGCCTGGATGTGTCGGAATTAACGATAGGGATGCACATCATTGAGCTGGACCGGCCATGGATTGAGTCTCCCTTTTTGTTTCAGGGGTTTGTTTTACAAACCGCTGAAGACATCAGGATGGTTCAGGATGTCTGTGAATTTGTATATGTCGATGTGCTTGAGGAGGAATGGATTGGCTACGAAGGCCATAAGCCAGGCGAGCGACGGTTAACCACTCAATACGTTGAAAAGCAGGATGTTGCTCAACAACTGGCCCAGGCAAGCCGGACTTATGAAGCAACCAAACAACAGATTAAATACCTGCTAAACACCGCCTACCTTGGCCAGGCGATGAGTATGGATGGTGCCAAAATAGCCGTAAAAGATTGTGTCGATCGTGTCCTTCATAATCCTAATGCCATTCTTTGGCTGACTCGTTTAAAACATCAGGATGAATATACCGCTGAGCATTCAGTCAATGTTTGTCTGTTATCCATTGCGTTGGGCAGAGAAATGGATCTTGCGCCTTACGAGCTGGAAAATCTCGGCATCTGCGGTTTGATGCACGACATCGGCAAGATGAAAGTACCGCCAGAGATTCTCAATAAACCCGCCAGTCTCGATCCTGAAGAGTTCGAGGAGATGGCACGGCATACTGTTTACGCCCGGCAGTTACTGATGGGGCGCTCGGATATTTATCCGGGAGCGGTTGATGTGGCATACAGCCATCATGAACGGCTGGATGGCAAAGGTTATCCGCGCGGTGTGGATTCAACCAAATTATCCATGTTTACCCGGATCGTGACGGTCGCTGATGCGTATGATGCGATGACCAGTGATCGCTGCTATAAGAAAGGCATGTCGTCGATAGATTCACTGAAAATTATTCATCGCAACATCGGTACCCAGTTCGATGAGGAAATTGCCCGTAAATTCATTGCTATGATTGGGCTTTACCCGCCTGGATATCTGATCGAAATGTCCAACGGCGAGGTCGGCATTATTTTGTCGGCCGACGCTGGCTATTCACTGAAACCCAAAGCCATCATGGTGTTGGGGCCAGACAAAGAACCTCAGCCGGAGCGGATCATCAACCTTGCTAACGCACCTCAGGACGCCCAGGGTGAGTTTTATAAACCGGCTGGCGTTTTCCGCAGCGGTAGTTTTGGTGTTCACGTTAACGACTACATCAGCAAAGGGTTACGTATTAAAGGTTTCGACTACGGCATCGATCGCTAA
- a CDS encoding porin, with the protein MLKKSTLAIAVSSAVFASSVYAEPTVDLYGRVDLGLEYYSDSDGVGGSDIFAGMESPTGNSDDKGFSLSDGNNSRLGVKGEATLPNGLTTAYQYELGTRILDGNANPFVRYGWLSISNGQHTLTAGTQDNYLLMYGGLNAQYSEVHGYGAYYYVTEVMPGSMAQTFRTDSTLAYTFGGGAFSGDAFTATIAAHIAEDGRVVDDSVDEDDQVQSNDSGITGVTVGVEANVDKLALTAAYQTSVVSESDAAKDANIDVAAPSVASVGARYDVSDVANVGFNYYIADRDTKGDSGRDMWVLGGDYQLSENVNLHAGFGAGSDDADTQRQMDANVFAQLTYTLSDSNQIRFEFEQASLSSKDGAGKKTEGDAQIFLISLRQDF; encoded by the coding sequence ATGTTAAAGAAAAGTACATTAGCGATTGCCGTATCATCCGCTGTGTTCGCAAGCAGTGTTTACGCGGAACCAACAGTTGATCTGTATGGCCGTGTTGATTTGGGTCTGGAGTATTATTCTGACTCAGATGGTGTTGGTGGTAGTGACATTTTTGCGGGGATGGAATCTCCTACAGGAAATTCAGATGACAAGGGCTTCAGCCTGAGCGACGGTAACAACTCGCGTCTGGGTGTTAAAGGCGAAGCAACATTACCGAATGGTCTGACCACCGCTTACCAATATGAATTGGGCACGCGTATCCTGGACGGCAATGCCAACCCATTCGTTCGTTACGGCTGGTTAAGCATTTCTAACGGACAGCACACTCTGACCGCTGGTACCCAGGACAACTATTTGTTGATGTACGGTGGCTTAAACGCGCAGTACAGCGAAGTACACGGTTATGGCGCTTACTACTATGTAACCGAAGTTATGCCGGGATCGATGGCGCAGACTTTCCGTACCGACAGTACACTGGCCTATACGTTCGGTGGTGGTGCGTTCAGCGGTGATGCATTCACTGCAACCATTGCTGCTCATATTGCTGAAGATGGCCGAGTGGTTGATGATTCTGTTGATGAAGATGATCAGGTTCAAAGTAATGACTCCGGTATCACGGGTGTAACGGTTGGTGTTGAAGCCAATGTTGATAAACTGGCTTTGACTGCGGCTTATCAAACTTCTGTAGTTAGCGAATCAGATGCCGCTAAAGATGCAAACATCGATGTTGCTGCTCCTTCTGTAGCCAGCGTTGGTGCTCGTTATGATGTTTCTGATGTCGCTAACGTAGGTTTCAACTACTACATCGCTGACCGTGACACTAAAGGCGATAGTGGTCGTGATATGTGGGTACTGGGTGGTGACTACCAGCTGAGCGAAAATGTAAATCTGCACGCTGGTTTTGGTGCCGGTTCCGATGATGCGGACACCCAGCGTCAAATGGATGCAAATGTATTCGCTCAACTGACTTACACGCTGTCTGACAGCAATCAGATTCGCTTTGAGTTCGAACAAGCATCTCTGAGCTCGAAAGATGGCGCTGGTAAGAAGACCGAAGGTGATGCACAGATCTTCCTGATCTCTCTGCGTCAGGACTTCTAA